In Delphinus delphis chromosome X, mDelDel1.2, whole genome shotgun sequence, the DNA window ACTGCACATGAAAGGTTAGTGCCTCACAAGAACAGGGTGTGGCCAAAGGTATGTCTTGTTTATGAGCACTAATGGCCattcatttttgtctgttttagagAAGTGCAAACTGCAATGCAGATAAGCCAATCATGGGATGAGAGCTTGAGCCTGGTAAAGTTTTCACATAtctgcttgttttttattttctagaaccCGCTGTATCGTTCAttgacttcattcatttttttcatttacctcTTGCCCTCCTGTTTCCACATTTGAAttcagtgtttttgatctctGCTTTCCCACCAGAATATGAGGTTGCAACTTTTTAGAGTCTATACATTTCTGCTCTAAAAATGTAGGCCTATTTGTGTAGTAAAGAAGAACTGTGATGTGTTGAGTTGTGAATTATGAGGAAATAACACTTTCTATTTACAGAGTGATAGTGATTTTGACAAGCCAGAGAAATTATATTCTCCTAAACGGATTGACTTCACTCCGGTTTCTCCAGCACCATCACCCACCAGAGGATTTGGAAAGGTAGGTTCATTGACAAGATATTAACTCTCTTTCACACACTGACCTGTTTACTctctaaaatacacacacacacacacacacacacacacacgcacacacacacacatcacctcAATTTTGATGAATTCAATGACTggaaggaaaattaataaaagtcTATAGtagtaatttgaaaaaaatctatcaatctatccatctgtctatctatctatctatgtattcTCTCATAAACATGTATGAGAGACAGATAGGTAAGCAATTCTAAGGATGCTGTTGTTGTCATTTTGATAAGAACCTTTTGAAAACTGGAGCACTAGaagtattttaatatgtttttcccTAGCAGTGTTTTTCACCATCCTTACAAATGTTTGTGAGCAGCAGCGGGCTACCACCAAGTCCCGTTCCTAGTCCAAGACGCTTTTCCAGGTAAGTAAACCTGCTTTTTAAATGTGGTTGAAAGGCTGTTCATTAAATTTGTCTCTTTGGTGAACTTTtcccccaacattttattatggaaattttcaaacagcaaaactgaaagaatttcacaGTGAACATCCCTATACCTACCACCTATATATTCTGCCattaacattttaccatatttatttttttgaggctTATGCCAGTTTATGTTCAGAGGGGACACACACacttgaaaatatattctttataaggataaggaaaaaaaattttttaattatagacCAGTCAAAATCCCAAACAACTTATTAATAaggtttatccttttttttttaaactattgtgGATATTTTGTCTTAGAAAacgagtgttttgttttttttttttctgtacgcgggcgtctcactgttgtggcctctcccgttgcggagcacaggctccagacgcgcaggctcagcggccatggctcacgggcccagccgctccgtggcacgtgggatcttcccggaccggggcacgaacccgtatcccctgcatcggcaggtggactctcaaccactgcaccaccagggaagcccagaaaacaagtttttaaaatagcttaaaaTGCCATGTTATTCCAGATTGTCATATGCCAGGTCAGATCACGTACTCAACCTACAACACAGACGTTGTCCATTTCTCCCTATGTATccgtcaattttattgatttgccaAAAGTACTTTAATGTCatcctgtttgtttattctttaaagcAGGAGAAGCCAGAGTCCAGTCAAGTGCATTAGGCCCAGTGTTCTTGGTCCTCTTAAAAGAAAAGGTATGTGTCATCCCCTTCTGCTATTAAACATAGTCCAGCTTGAGTTACAAATTAGCATTTCTGTCTGAAATGAGTTCAAGGCATGACTCCTTTCTTCTAAAGAAATAGTGAAATATTCTTTCCAATGTATGCTTTACTGATTCTAAATTCTGGGAATTAGTTATTTGATACTGtctatatttttttatacttCATAACTGAATCTTATTCAGATATTcataatatcaatatatattccAGAAATTTTGCCTCTCAGTGATCTGAATATAAAAGAGATGTAAGTTGATACATTGCAGAAATATGTGTTAATGTCATAGCAAATAAGTCCATACACATGCTGTATGCTCAAATATAAGTCACCACCAAATGACGCCTCCCATTTGAGTCTCTATAGGGTTTTTGATATGATAGGGTACTCTTGTGTGTGTGGTTTATAagaaatacactttattttttttaaattaatatttttattgaagtagagttgatttacaatgctgtgccaatctctgctgtacagcaaagtgactcagttatacacagacagacattctttttttatattcttttccattatgatttatcccaggataatgaatatagttccctgtgctctacagtaggaccttgttttttatccattctatgtgtaatagtttgcatctactaaccccaaactcccaaggGGTGCTCTCTTAATTACCTTATTTTAAACCACAAAGCACTGAACGAAAATGATCTCACTCAGTGCTAGTTTTAGATGCTTATAGAGGGCACCCAATggagtctattaaaaaaaaggcaaagaaatttaACACGGGTTTAGTCATTATTCCTGGGGATATGACCACATGATTACAAGTGTTGGATGTCATTTTAAATGAGAGTTttaatgatcattttaaaaaagcaattcagTAAGTGGTTTTTTTTGTGCAGATCACCTCTGAAGCTAGTAAACAAATCAACTCTTCTAATGTTAGGTAAACAGATACTTGCAGCTTCGGCGAAGACTTTCCAGTGGTATAGCATCATACACAGATTCAAAAAGTGCTATATTTCAGACAACTTAAAATTAAAGATGGTGTGCTGTGGGGAATAGATGCTGATACAGTGACAATATTTGTATTTagtgaataaattttattttataaactaataGTCTTTTTCCTTAACGCTGCAAGGAATTATTTACAATCCGAAGAACCTTCTCAGGAGCTATTATGTGAAAATAAAACTTGGAAATTAAAGCTAGTATGGTTAttagtattaattttaaatatgttgtaGGAAGTTGATGGAATGTAATATGGTTGTTCAGTTTCAAAGctattccaaaatataccagcagATGGAGGGATTCCTTGCTAAAAAGGGCTAAAGTCTTTTGCTAATGAGGTGTTGAAAGCCCGGCAGCAGCTTTGAAAAGCCGCATGTTAAAGCatggaaaaaagcaaatgaaaacataacctTTCTTGAATTGCAGTAATTTTCAGAATAGCTCCAGAGGAAAGATaatatgaattaattaataatatgGGGAAAAATGAATGTTGCATTTGTTCTTCCTTGATCTTTTTCCATCATAAGAATCTTGTAGAGGTTTAAGTTCATGGTTGCTCATTTCTTAATGGAGTGTAGATAGGCCCATGAATTAAATTGTCTTTAACGTTCAGTTTTAAAGCTCAGATAAAGAGCTTTGAAACCAAGGTATGTGCATGTTTTAAATCATAGCTTATTTGGAAAGGGGCTTTTCTGTCTAATTTAGGGTTGTTAGTCTGTGCACTCCCAGTGGCAAAATGTTAAGCATTATTTCTTCTGATGCAAAGTTTTTCCATTCCCAGTTCTGAGAAAATCTGTAGGATTGAAGTAGCCAGTACAACATCAATTTTGTGAATTAATTAATACTTGCTTTCAGTTACAGATGTGCTTTCAAACTTATATTTTCTAATCTTCATTTTCACTAAGTAGCCTAAAGCAACCTTTGATTTATATGCTCTTTATCAGACTGCATGCCTTTGAATCCGTTTGACTTCAGCTCAGGAAATGTTCTGACATTAAGATATATAAAATCAAGAGTCTTTACTAATCATCTAGCATAAATTATTATTCACCGTGAGCTTCAGCTCTTGGGAGATACTTTATTTTTGCTGTAGTTATTAGTCTTGATTCATTTTGCCTAATGCAATCAGTGTTCTACTTTTCTATTAAAGAACCTGACTATATGGGCAGCAGACTACATACAATAAATGAGAAGGTATTTTTAGGgctgctgacttttttttttgcggtacatgggcctctcactgttgtggcctctcccgttgcggagcacaggctccggacgcgcaggctcagcggccatggctcacgggcctagccgctccgcggcatgtgggatcttcccggaccggggcacgaacccgtgtcccctgcatcggcaggcggactctcaaccactgcgccaccagggaagccccggctgcTGACTTTTTAGTTGAGTTTATGTGGCAGTATATTTCTTCTACATTAAAGCACATGGGAAAATAGCTTTCAAGTAACAGTTTGAAGTATTCCGATCTTTGGTTAAACAAAGATCACCCCATTTTAGCAGCAAGCCTGTATCTGTAAAATTGCTTTATGGTAGCatcatctctttctgttttaggTGAAATGGAGACCGAAAGCCAGCCCAAGAGGCTCTTCCAAGGCACTACCACTATGCTGTCTCCGGAGGCTGCACAATTGTCTGATCTCAGTTCatggtaaaaaatgaaataaaatccaaaggaTACTAGGGAATGATGTATTTGAAAAGAACCGCAGCAAAAGTATATTGGGatcatttaaaacatattcaaCTTTTTATCCATGCTCCCTAGAGGTGAAATCTCCATGGAGATGGAGACAGTGTGAGAAACCAGATCGTTTGAAAGTCACCAGGACTTCCTTTGGaagtgcgtgtatctttttggcACCTTCACCTTCATGCCTAGCTCCTGTTAGGTCAGCCTCTCAGTAGGTGCTAATAGTGTGGGAGAGTGTCAACAGCTGGATGGCATGAGAAGGAGCTTCTGGGTTGCCCTGGGTAATATGCCTTGATTGTAGCTGCTCTGCCTGCATTTTGTATTATATCCTTTTAACTTAGCAGAGAACACCAGCATTCTCTTAAGCATGGCATTTTCTAAATAGCACTATCTGTTGTTAtaaaatctttttgaaaattttggGGTGTTTCGTCACAATAGTAACTAAGGTTTCGTTTAAATAGTAACACTTGCAGATTCCTGTGGTCTGttcacataacttttttttagtcttttagtCTTACTCATCTGAGTTTAGATGTCTAACTTAAGGCCCTTGCATGTTTTTGTGCGAAAGTTAACTTCTTTTCCTGTACCCAAATTTGAGTACTTGGATGAGTTGAGTACTTGGATGCCAACATACTtataggaaggaagagaaagggataaTAGCAGTGGCCAGGTGATATTTTGAAATCTTTCAGTACGTTTCAGTCAACTTACTGAGCACCCATGTTCTGGATGCAATTGTGTAGTGCCTTGCAGAACTTTCTGTTCCCTGAATTTGATGgctaaggttcttttttttttttttttttaagaaccccAGAGGGcgttcactttaaaataaaaaagaaagtgctCTCTAAATGGAAGAATCCTGTAAGCCACTTATAAGTTATACAGACTGACGATTCCTTCTTTCCAAATCActtattcattgtttttccaAGGTAACCTCTACTTCTAGTTGACCCAAGAAGTCACAGATTATTCTAGCTCATTAGACTCGTTGATCAGTACCATTCTAACCTTGGAACAGATGCCTTTTAGATGGTTCTGGCTATTTTCAGCCCCacagtctctcttctctctcatcccTGTCTGTCCTTGTTAGCTCAATGTGCTAAATTTGGTACAGAATGTCTTTCCAGGTATGTAGATGATTGCAAAGAGAAAACTTCTAAAGCTTGTCAAGAGGACTAGTGGGTGAAACTCTATACTGAGTGGAAACTGCATATCACTTTTATGGTAAAGTGAGTTTTAATATAGGCACATGACATTATAAATAGATTTCCTTACGCAGTTACTAACCAAGTAACCAAGTTCATGTTAAATGATACGAAAGCATTCGCCAAGCTAAAAACATACAGggtgaggtgatttttttttttaaatattgctgtAGGCTGACTGTGCTTGACTCTATGAAACAGGTTCACACTAATAAGTAAGGAAGGACAGAGAATATATGGCATTTACCAAGGGCCCTCTCCCCTTGTTCAGACGTTTACTCCTCTGAGCAGCACAACCTAAGCTGTCTGTGATGGTAGCTGTTGTGaggcttctatttttttttttttggccatgccacatggcttgcagaatctcagttccctgaccaggggttgaacccaggccacggcagtgaaagcccagaattctaaccactaggccaccagggaactcccatgaggcTTCTATTTCTATTGCCACCACCTCCATTCTCCGTAGACATGTGACTGGCTGTGGGAGCCCTGGGAACATCAACATTGGGGATGAAGGGCACTTCTGATCTGTAAACACAAAAAGTGTCGCCTCACACTGGAGAGATTGACTTTATTCGTGGCTGCTCATAGAGCGCTAACAAGCCAACATATGGCTCAAGTAATATATTAAAGAGAAACTTATTACTCAAAATTCACAAAACTCAGTATCAAAGATATTTAGGTGATTAAACTTTCAAGCGATGTTTTTAGTAAGTTTGGAGCATCTGGACTTCTGAGGCTGTTAAAGCTGGCAATCGCAATAAGACTCTTGGAACACCTTGTGTACTAAGATTGCTGACATTTATGTCTTACAATGAACAGAATTTAAATATGAGTTATTCATGATACGTAAAATTGGATTCTGCTTTTGCAGAAACTTTTTTTCCTATCTTAAAAGCAGCTTCATTGATCAGAGATCCATATTCTTAGAAATGGGGACAGAGACAGGAGCTACCTGTTGCCAAGGATAACAATCTACTCGATAACTAAGGAAaccatttttatacattttagggAGAGAAAAGGTATCAGATCATCAGTAGGTATTATCTCATCATTTCAATCATTATAGTTTGTTCCCTGCCCCACTCCATAAAGAAGAGATGggttttaaaactttaaactttATATACTAGATAATGATCTTTAAAAGCTTGCATCTTTGAAGTATAAATTATCAATAAATGTGAAGTTTGAGTATTGACCCATATGGAGTTTGTGTCCAGTGTGCCAACTGCTATGCAAAGGAATAGTAGGCCTCCTTTTCataaacctatttttttttttttagtgattgaatctttcttttttgtttgtttattttatttatttattttcggctttgttgggtcttcattgctgtgcgctggctttctccagttgtggcgagcgggggctactcttcattgtggtgcatgggtttctcatcgCGGCgacctctctcgttgcggagcacgggctctaggcacgcgggctctagagcgcaggcccagtagttttggcgcacgggcttagttgctgcacggcttgtgggatcctcctggaccagggctcgaacccgtgccaccagggaagccctataaaccTATTTTTTactaagaattcttttttttgccAAGCAAATCTGGGGACCTTTGTTAACCACAAGGTAGGAATTACGTCATTCTGCATTTAGTCCTTATG includes these proteins:
- the PABIR2 gene encoding PABIR family member 2 isoform X1 is translated as MAQEKMELDLESDTSDGVTLRRANSAPLIQGLSDLSQVFQPYMFRTRRNSTTIMSRHSLLLSPSPNRIPSSRLLQIKREEGMDMMNRETAHEREVQTAMQISQSWDESLSLSDSDFDKPEKLYSPKRIDFTPVSPAPSPTRGFGKQCFSPSLQMFVSSSGLPPSPVPSPRRFSSRRSQSPVKCIRPSVLGPLKRKGEMETESQPKRLFQGTTTMLSPEAAQLSDLSSCSDILDGSSSRSGLSSDSLAKGSTTAEAPVACSNSCSPFILMDDLSPK
- the PABIR2 gene encoding PABIR family member 2 isoform X2; protein product: MAQEKMELDLESDTSDGVTLRRANSAPLIQGLSDLSQVFQPYMFRTRRNSTTIMSRHSLLLSPSPNRIPSSRLLQIKREEGMDMMNRETAHEREVQTAMQISQSWDESLSLSDSDFDKPEKLYSPKRIDFTPVSPAPSPTRGFGKCFSPSLQMFVSSSGLPPSPVPSPRRFSSRRSQSPVKCIRPSVLGPLKRKGEMETESQPKRLFQGTTTMLSPEAAQLSDLSSCSDILDGSSSRSGLSSDSLAKGSTTAEAPVACSNSCSPFILMDDLSPK
- the PABIR2 gene encoding PABIR family member 2 isoform X4, encoding MAQEKMELDLESDTSDGVTLRRANSAPLIQGLSDLSQVFQPYMFRTRRNSTTIMSRHSLLLSPSPNRIPSSRLLQIKREEGMDMMNRETAHEREVQTAMQISQSWDESLSLSDSDFDKPEKLYSPKRIDFTPVSPAPSPTRGFGKCFSPSLQMFVSSSGLPPSPVPSPRRFSRRSQSPVKCIRPSVLGPLKRKGEMETESQPKRLFQGTTTMLSPEAAQLSDLSSCSDILDGSSSRSGLSSDSLAKGSTTAEAPVACSNSCSPFILMDDLSPK
- the PABIR2 gene encoding PABIR family member 2 isoform X9, translating into MAQEKMELDLESDTSDGVTLRRANSAPLIQGLSDLSQVFQPYMFRTRRNSTTIMSRHSLLLSPSPNRIPSSRLLQIKREEGMDMMNRETAHEREVQTAMQISQSWDESLSLSDSDFDKPEKLYSPKRIDFTPVSPAPSPTRGFGKCFSPSLQMFVSSSGLPPSPVPSPRRFSRRSQSPVKCIRPSVLGPLKRKGEMETESQPKRLFQGTTTMLSPEAAQLSDLSSWWCYQGEEIPALTRCVEHLQMNE
- the PABIR2 gene encoding PABIR family member 2 isoform X7, whose amino-acid sequence is MAQEKMELDLESDTSDGVTLRRANSAPLIQGLSDLSQVFQPYMFRTRRNSTTIMSRHSLLLSPSPNRIPSSRLLQIKREEGMDMMNRETAHEREVQTAMQISQSWDESLSLSDSDFDKPEKLYSPKRIDFTPVSPAPSPTRGFGKCFSPSLQMFVSSSGLPPSPVPSPRRFSSRRSQSPVKCIRPSVLGPLKRKGEMETESQPKRLFQGTTTMLSPEAAQLSDLSSWWCYQGEEIPALTRCVEHLQMNE
- the PABIR2 gene encoding PABIR family member 2 isoform X3, which gives rise to MAQEKMELDLESDTSDGVTLRRANSAPLIQGLSDLSQVFQPYMFRTRRNSTTIMSRHSLLLSPSPNRIPSSRLLQIKREEGMDMMNRETAHEREVQTAMQISQSWDESLSLSDSDFDKPEKLYSPKRIDFTPVSPAPSPTRGFGKQCFSPSLQMFVSSSGLPPSPVPSPRRFSRRSQSPVKCIRPSVLGPLKRKGEMETESQPKRLFQGTTTMLSPEAAQLSDLSSCSDILDGSSSRSGLSSDSLAKGSTTAEAPVACSNSCSPFILMDDLSPK
- the PABIR2 gene encoding PABIR family member 2 isoform X8 yields the protein MAQEKMELDLESDTSDGVTLRRANSAPLIQGLSDLSQVFQPYMFRTRRNSTTIMSRHSLLLSPSPNRIPSSRLLQIKREEGMDMMNRETAHEREVQTAMQISQSWDESLSLSDSDFDKPEKLYSPKRIDFTPVSPAPSPTRGFGKQCFSPSLQMFVSSSGLPPSPVPSPRRFSRRSQSPVKCIRPSVLGPLKRKGEMETESQPKRLFQGTTTMLSPEAAQLSDLSSWWCYQGEEIPALTRCVEHLQMNE
- the PABIR2 gene encoding PABIR family member 2 isoform X6, with the translated sequence MAQEKMELDLESDTSDGVTLRRANSAPLIQGLSDLSQVFQPYMFRTRRNSTTIMSRHSLLLSPSPNRIPSSRLLQIKREEGMDMMNRETAHEREVQTAMQISQSWDESLSLSDSDFDKPEKLYSPKRIDFTPVSPAPSPTRGFGKQCFSPSLQMFVSSSGLPPSPVPSPRRFSSRRSQSPVKCIRPSVLGPLKRKGEMETESQPKRLFQGTTTMLSPEAAQLSDLSSWWCYQGEEIPALTRCVEHLQMNE
- the PABIR2 gene encoding PABIR family member 2 isoform X5, whose amino-acid sequence is MAQEKMELDLESDTSDGVTLRRANSAPLIQGLSDLSQVFQPYMFRTRRNSTTIMSRHSLLLSPSPNRIPSSRLLQIKREEGMDMMNRETAHEREVQTAMQISQSWDESLSLSDSDFDKPEKLYSPKRIDFTPVSPAPSPTRGFGKQCFSPSLQMFVSSSGLPPSPVPSPRRFSSRRSQSPVKCIRPSVLGPLKRKGEMETESQPKRLFQGTTTMLSPEAAQLSDLSSWRSTKLLAFQAFLRETCMRNLHQGVLRLGKEDTLKK
- the PABIR2 gene encoding PABIR family member 2 isoform X10, whose product is MAQEKMELDLESDTSDGVTLRRANSAPLIQGLSDLSQVFQPYMFRTRRNSTTIMSRHSLLLSPSPNRIPSSRLLQIKREEGMDMMNRETAHEREVQTAMQISQSWDESLSLSDSDFDKPEKLYSPKRIDFTPVSPAPSPTRGFGKQCFSPSLQMFVSSSGLPPSPVPSPRRFSSRRSQSPVKCIRPSVLGPLKRKGEMETESQPKRLFQGTTTMLSPEAAQLSDLSSWKGGYFKKIRSTFRNELEAC